Proteins co-encoded in one Oncorhynchus clarkii lewisi isolate Uvic-CL-2024 unplaced genomic scaffold, UVic_Ocla_1.0 unplaced_contig_13370_pilon_pilon, whole genome shotgun sequence genomic window:
- the LOC139399592 gene encoding zinc finger protein 135-like produces MSSLSYSPPDKEEEVYWTEKEALGLNIVVKEEEGDVTVKGEEDAFRMKEEVEESISITLKEEEDVIVKEEKEHIRVKDEEGIEAVTVEEEEVEAFRIKKEEEEEDVIVKEEKEPFKEEEEAEDLINTREGPDSHSDSRKSPSGEPDPETSKPARPHHCSHCGKSFTRFWNLKQHETMHTGEKPFQCSQCGKSFTWLRALNRHEEVHSAGRKTYHCSQCGKSFTQLGSLKIHERIHTGEKPYPCSLCGKNFTMLGNLKKHEKIHSGEKPYHCSLCGKSFTQIGSLKTHERMHTGEKPYYCSQCGKYFSHLETLKIHKRIHTGEKPHHCSLCGKSLTTLGNLKEHERTHTGEKPFKCSLCGKSFTHLASLKRHKGIHTGEKPYQFSQ; encoded by the exons atgagttcactaagctactctcctcctgataaagaagaggaggtctactggacggagaaagaagctctgggactgaacattgtcgtgaaagaagaggagggggatgttacagtaaaaggagAGGAAGATGCTTTCAGAATGAAAGAGGAGGTAGAAGAGTCTATCAGTATCACattaaaagaagaggaggatgttatagtgaaagaagagaaagaacatATTAGAGTGAAAGATGAAGAGGGGATAGAGGCTGTCacagtggaagaagaggaggtagaagctttcagaattaaaaaggaggaagaggaggaggatgttatagtgaaagaagagaaagaaccttttaaagaggaagaggaggctgaagatctgattaacacca gagagggaccagactctcactctgacagcaggaagagtccttcaggggaaccagacccagagacgtccaaaccagcaagaccacaccactgctcccactgtggaaagagttttacccggtTCTGGAACCTAAAACAGCATGAGACGatgcacacaggagaaaagccttttcaatgttcccagtgtggaaagagttttacctggTTAAGGGCCCTGAATAGGCATGAAGAAGTACATTCAGCAGGGAGGAAGacctaccactgctcccagtgtggaaagagttttactcagttagGAAGCCTGAAGATacatgagagaatacatacaggagagaagccttacccctgctccctgtgtggaaagaATTTTACCATGTTAGGCAATCTTAAAAAACATGAGAAAATACACtcgggagagaagccttaccactgttccctgtgtggaaagagtttcaccCAGATAGGGAGTCTGAAAACACATGAAAGaatgcacacaggagagaagccttattactgctcccagtgtggcaagtATTTTTCTCATTTAGAGACCCTGAAAATACATAagagaatacatacaggagagaagcctcaccactgctccctgtgtggaaagagtttGACCACTTTGGGCAATCTAAAagagcatgagaggacacacacgggAGAAAAGCCTTTTAAGTGTtccctctgtggaaagagttttacccattTAGCGAGCCTGAAAAGGCATAAaggaatacacacaggagaaaagccttaccaatTCTCCCAGTGA
- the LOC139399593 gene encoding zinc finger protein 135-like, with the protein MGPSGEPDPKKSPSGEPDPKKSSSGEPDPKKSSSGEPDPETSKPAGRHHCSLCGKSFTKLQNLRVHERTHRGEKPFHCSQCGKRFTRLENLKQHDRIHRGEKPYHCSHCGKRFRSLGTLTTHERIHTGEMPYPCSHCGESFRWSGSLKTHERTHTQEKPYQCSLCGKRFTELGSLKIHNRIHTGEKPYYCSQCGIHFTWLASLKTHERIHTGERSYHCSHCGKSFSGLVNLKQHERVHTGEKPYQCTLCGKHFTHLGNLKEHERTHTEIKPYQCSLCGKSFTKLVGLNKHDRTHTRGDKTYHCSQCGKTFTRLRYLNEHETIHTNTLEKKTYHCSQCGKTFSQSEDLKTHERIERLCSDLSF; encoded by the coding sequence atgggtccttcaggggaaccagacccaaagaagagtccttcaggggaaccagaCCCAAAGAAGAGTTCTTCAGGGGAACCAGACCCAAAGAAGAGTTCTTCaggggaaccagacccagagacatCCAAACCCGCAGGACGACATCACTGTtccctctgtggaaagagttttactaaGCTACAGAACCTAAGAgtgcatgagaggacacacagaggagaaaagcctttccactgctctcagtgtggaaagaggTTTACCCGTTTAGAGAACCTGAAACAGCATGATAGAATACACagaggggagaagccttaccattgTTCCCATTGTGGAAAGCGCTTTAGGTCGTTAGGCACCCTGACAacgcatgagagaatacacacaggagagatgcCTTACCCCTGTTCCCACTGTGGAGAGAGTTTTAGGTGGTCAGGGAGCCTGAAAACACatgaaaggacacacacacaagaaaagcCCTACCAAtgctccctgtgtggaaagaGATTTACAGAGTTAGGGTCCCTGAAAATACACaatagaatacacacaggagagaagccttattactgctcccaatgtggaataCATTTTACCTGGTTGGCGAGCCTGAAAACacatgagagaatacatacaggagaAAGGTCTTACCACtgttcccactgtggaaagagctTTAGTGGGTTAGTGAACCTGAAACAGCATGAGAGAgtgcacacaggagagaagccataccAATGCACCCTGTGTGGAAAGCATTTTACCCATTTGGGGAACCTAAAagagcatgagaggacacacacagaaataaaGCCCTACCAATGCTCTCTGTGCGGAAAGAGTTTTACCAAGTTAGTTGGCCTGAATAAGcatgacaggacacacacacgagGAGATAAGacctaccactgctcccagtgtggaaagacatTTACCCGGTTAAGGTACCTGAATGAGCATGAAACAATACATACAAATACACTCGAGAAgaagacataccactgctctcagtgtggaaagacattttcccagtcagaggacctgaaaacacatgagagaatagagaggctgTGTTCTGACTTAAGTTTTTGA